A genomic segment from Cyanobium sp. NIES-981 encodes:
- the recR gene encoding recombination mediator RecR — protein MARLIEQFERLPGVGPRTAQRLALHLLRQPEEQIRAFADALLAARSQVGQCQRCFHLSAEPLCEICRNEERRNGQLCVVADSRDLLAMERTREFRGGYHVLGGLISPMDGIGPELLQIQPLVQRVAADGVEEVILALTPSVEGDTTSLYLARLLKPFTTVSRIAYGLPVGSELEYADEVTLARAFEGRRRVE, from the coding sequence CTGGCCCGGCTGATCGAGCAGTTCGAGCGACTGCCCGGCGTCGGCCCCCGCACCGCCCAGCGGCTCGCCCTGCATCTGCTGCGCCAGCCCGAGGAGCAGATCCGCGCCTTCGCCGATGCCCTGCTGGCCGCCCGCAGCCAGGTGGGGCAGTGCCAGCGCTGCTTCCACCTCTCCGCCGAACCGCTGTGCGAGATCTGCCGCAACGAGGAACGGCGCAACGGCCAGCTGTGCGTGGTGGCCGACTCCCGTGATCTGCTGGCGATGGAGCGCACGCGGGAATTCCGGGGGGGCTACCACGTGCTGGGCGGCCTGATCTCCCCCATGGACGGCATCGGGCCGGAGCTGCTGCAGATCCAGCCGCTGGTGCAGCGGGTGGCGGCCGACGGCGTGGAGGAAGTGATCCTGGCGCTCACACCGAGCGTGGAGGGCGACACCACCAGCCTCTACCTGGCCCGGCTGCTCAAACCCTTCACCACCGTGAGCCGCATCGCCTACGGCCTGCCGGTGGGCAGCGAGCTGGAGTATGCCGATGAGGTGACCCTGGCCCGGGCCTTCGAGGGGCGCCGCCGGGTGGAATGA
- a CDS encoding type 1 glutamine amidotransferase domain-containing protein translates to MRILMVLTSHDRLGETGEKTGFWLEELAAPYYVLRDAGAAVSLASPRGGEPPLDPKSSAPDFQTDATRRFASDSAARQDLATTLPLAQVRADDFDAVFFPGGHGPLWDLAVDPAVRGLIEAFVAQGKPVAAVCHASAVLQAATTPTGEPLVAGRRVTGFSNSEEEAVGLTEVVPFLVEERLKALGARYTAAEDWQPLVLVDGPLITGQNPASSEPAARALLERLQAGMAGQA, encoded by the coding sequence ATGCGCATCCTCATGGTGCTCACCTCCCACGACCGGCTGGGAGAGACAGGCGAGAAGACCGGGTTCTGGCTCGAGGAACTGGCCGCGCCCTACTACGTGCTGCGCGATGCCGGCGCCGCCGTGAGCCTCGCCTCGCCGAGGGGCGGGGAGCCGCCGCTGGATCCCAAGAGCAGCGCGCCCGATTTTCAGACCGACGCCACCAGACGCTTCGCGAGCGACTCCGCGGCCCGGCAGGACCTGGCCACCACCCTGCCCCTGGCGCAGGTCCGGGCCGATGACTTTGACGCCGTGTTCTTTCCCGGAGGGCACGGCCCGTTGTGGGACCTGGCGGTGGACCCTGCCGTCCGCGGCCTGATCGAGGCCTTCGTGGCCCAGGGCAAACCCGTGGCGGCGGTGTGCCATGCCTCGGCGGTGCTCCAGGCCGCCACCACCCCCACCGGCGAACCCCTGGTGGCGGGTCGGCGCGTCACCGGCTTCAGCAACAGCGAGGAGGAGGCCGTGGGGCTCACCGAGGTGGTTCCGTTCCTGGTGGAGGAAAGGCTGAAGGCGCTGGGGGCCCGCTACACGGCCGCTGAGGACTGGCAGCCGCTGGTGCTGGTGGATGGCCCCCTGATCACCGGCCAGAACCCCGCCTCCTCCGAGCCCGCGGCCCGGGCGCTGCTGGAGCGGTTACAGGCCGGGATGGCAGGGCAGGCCTGA
- a CDS encoding FAD-dependent oxidoreductase: MAGDPRPGPWDVAVVGGGLAGGLLALALADQGLTVILLDAGNASATALSYGLMTVPAAAPWVALQLRHGPLGLRWRWARLAGAPLDQRGLTRWLERLPLPVAQVEAPAFLAALPDALAAAGVAVVRERVRPLPRLPRRSAPPCWPLALEGGALLEARQVVLAAGAGCRTLWPALDLRLRTSWAGVLELGQPPAWSLRWPAQLVVPRRFQRLELEARAAELTRPQWVVDAGLVCNGCRWLAGQVSLVDPQPDPAAAAPHPEAMEARLRLGLAGLGEVLRTAGGHYVQVPVTYCTDARPLVGAVPHAPGLWVFTGFTAAFAQVPRAARCLASTIREATGRKGSRGDQ, from the coding sequence ATGGCTGGGGATCCCCGCCCCGGACCCTGGGATGTGGCGGTGGTGGGTGGCGGGCTCGCCGGTGGCCTGCTGGCCCTTGCCCTGGCTGACCAGGGATTGACCGTGATCCTGCTGGATGCTGGCAACGCCTCGGCCACGGCCCTGAGCTACGGGCTGATGACCGTGCCGGCGGCCGCCCCCTGGGTGGCGCTCCAGCTCCGCCATGGTCCACTGGGGCTGCGCTGGCGCTGGGCACGGCTGGCGGGTGCCCCTCTGGATCAGAGGGGCCTCACCCGCTGGCTGGAGCGGCTGCCGCTCCCGGTGGCCCAGGTGGAGGCCCCGGCGTTCCTGGCCGCCCTGCCGGATGCCCTGGCTGCTGCCGGGGTGGCCGTTGTGCGGGAGCGGGTGCGGCCGCTGCCCCGGTTGCCGCGCCGCAGTGCCCCACCGTGCTGGCCGCTGGCGCTGGAGGGAGGCGCGCTCCTGGAGGCCCGGCAGGTGGTGCTGGCGGCAGGCGCCGGCTGCCGCACCCTCTGGCCCGCTCTGGATCTGCGCCTGCGCACGAGCTGGGCCGGGGTGCTGGAGCTTGGCCAGCCACCGGCCTGGTCCCTGCGCTGGCCGGCGCAGCTGGTGGTGCCCCGCCGTTTCCAGCGCCTGGAGCTGGAGGCTCGGGCGGCGGAGCTCACACGGCCGCAGTGGGTGGTGGATGCGGGGCTCGTCTGCAATGGCTGCCGCTGGCTGGCCGGGCAGGTCAGCCTGGTGGATCCGCAGCCCGATCCAGCAGCTGCAGCACCGCATCCCGAGGCGATGGAGGCGAGGCTGAGGCTGGGTCTGGCGGGCCTGGGGGAGGTCCTCCGCACAGCCGGCGGGCACTACGTTCAGGTGCCGGTGACCTACTGCACCGATGCCAGGCCCCTGGTGGGAGCCGTGCCTCACGCCCCCGGGCTGTGGGTGTTCACCGGCTTCACCGCCGCGTTCGCTCAGGTGCCCCGGGCGGCCCGTTGCCTGGCCAGCACCATCAGGGAGGCCACTGGCCGAAAGGGATCCCGGGGGGATCAGTAG
- a CDS encoding glutamate decarboxylase, which produces MALHLTRPTRADAVLHSEEFTRPLPRDRFPQHGQEAAATAEILSDELLLDGNSKQNLATFCQTTEGPQVHALMDLAMDKNLIDKDEYPQTAELERRCVALLADLWHAPAGAIGCSTIGSSEAAMLGGMAAKWRWRARQQAAGRPTDKPNMVCGSVQICWHKFARYWDIELREITMEPGRLCLTAEDVLSRVDENTILVVPTLGVTYHGLYEDVASLSAALDGLQQRSGLDIPIHVDAASGGFLAPFTAPHLPPWDFRLERVKSINASGHKFGLGPLGVGWVLWRQASDLPSELVFKVSYLGGDMPTFQINFSRPAGQVIAQYYTFVQLGREGYRRIHAVSHAVAQVVAAALQAMPLFEVLHDGNPHRGIPAVVWRLAPGQDPGFSLYDLADRLRVRGWQVPAYPLTGSLASTPFQRILVKRGFTREMADLLVEDIRQAVDHLHNHPRAVPLSAEEAASYNHL; this is translated from the coding sequence ATGGCCCTGCACCTCACGCGCCCCACCCGGGCGGATGCCGTTCTCCACAGCGAGGAGTTCACCCGGCCCCTGCCCCGCGACCGCTTCCCCCAGCACGGCCAGGAGGCCGCCGCCACCGCCGAGATCCTCAGCGACGAGCTGCTGCTCGATGGCAACAGCAAGCAGAACCTCGCCACCTTCTGCCAGACCACCGAGGGCCCCCAGGTGCATGCCCTGATGGACCTGGCCATGGACAAGAACCTGATCGACAAGGACGAATATCCGCAGACGGCGGAGCTGGAACGCCGCTGTGTGGCCCTGCTGGCCGATCTGTGGCATGCCCCGGCCGGCGCCATCGGCTGCTCCACCATCGGCAGCAGCGAAGCGGCCATGCTCGGGGGCATGGCGGCCAAGTGGCGCTGGCGTGCCCGCCAGCAGGCCGCCGGCCGGCCCACGGACAAGCCCAACATGGTGTGCGGCAGTGTGCAGATCTGCTGGCACAAGTTCGCCCGCTACTGGGACATCGAGCTGCGCGAGATCACCATGGAGCCCGGCAGGCTCTGCCTCACCGCGGAGGACGTGCTCAGCCGGGTGGATGAGAACACGATCCTGGTGGTGCCCACCCTGGGCGTGACTTATCACGGGCTCTACGAGGATGTGGCCAGCCTCAGTGCCGCCCTCGACGGTCTGCAGCAGCGCTCAGGCCTCGACATTCCCATCCATGTGGATGCGGCCAGTGGGGGCTTTCTGGCGCCCTTCACCGCTCCTCACCTGCCGCCCTGGGATTTCCGGCTGGAGCGGGTGAAGTCGATCAACGCCTCGGGCCACAAGTTCGGCCTCGGGCCCCTGGGGGTGGGCTGGGTGCTGTGGCGCCAGGCCAGTGATCTCCCCAGCGAGCTCGTGTTCAAGGTGAGCTACCTGGGCGGCGACATGCCCACCTTCCAGATCAACTTCTCCAGGCCCGCCGGCCAGGTGATCGCCCAGTACTACACCTTTGTGCAGCTGGGTCGTGAGGGCTACCGCCGCATCCATGCCGTGTCCCACGCCGTGGCGCAGGTGGTGGCGGCGGCGCTGCAGGCGATGCCGCTGTTCGAGGTGCTGCACGATGGCAATCCCCATCGCGGCATCCCTGCCGTGGTGTGGCGTCTGGCTCCGGGGCAGGATCCCGGCTTCAGCCTGTACGACCTGGCCGACCGGCTGCGGGTGCGTGGCTGGCAGGTGCCGGCCTACCCCCTCACCGGCAGCCTCGCCAGTACCCCCTTCCAGCGCATCCTGGTGAAGCGGGGCTTCACCCGCGAGATGGCCGACCTGCTGGTGGAGGACATCCGCCAGGCGGTGGACCATCTCCACAACCACCCGCGGGCCGTGCCGCTCTCCGCCGAGGAAGCGGCGTCCTACAACCATCTGTGA
- a CDS encoding rhodanese-related sulfurtransferase — MSARVAAFYRFAPLAPQELPSLRQRLQARGDAAGLKGTVLLAPEGVNGTVSGPQAGVEALLQALRADPRLAALQAKWAEAPQQAFHRFKVRLKREIVTMGDPALQPYLATAVGTHVDPEAWDALITDPRTLVIDTRNAYEVALGSFEGAIDPGTTSFREFPAWVERELRPLVEQRRPEAIALFCTGGIRCEKATAHLLRQGFEGVHHLHGGILRYLEERPEAGSRWQGECFVFDQRVAVNHRLEPGEASLCHACRRPLTAADRQLPSYREGVSCHHCHDRRDPADRARFAERQRQMDLARRRGEVHIGRVFPTPAPIS; from the coding sequence ATGAGCGCGCGGGTGGCCGCCTTCTACCGCTTCGCGCCCCTGGCGCCGCAGGAGCTGCCGTCCCTGCGTCAGCGCCTGCAGGCCCGCGGCGACGCTGCCGGGCTGAAGGGCACGGTGCTGCTGGCGCCCGAGGGCGTGAACGGCACTGTGAGCGGTCCGCAGGCCGGGGTGGAGGCGCTGCTGCAGGCGCTGCGCGCCGATCCCCGGCTGGCGGCGCTCCAGGCAAAGTGGGCCGAGGCCCCCCAGCAGGCGTTCCACCGCTTCAAGGTGCGGCTCAAGCGCGAGATCGTCACGATGGGGGACCCTGCCCTGCAGCCCTACCTCGCCACCGCGGTGGGGACCCACGTGGATCCCGAGGCCTGGGATGCCCTGATCACCGATCCCCGCACCCTGGTGATCGACACCCGCAATGCCTACGAGGTGGCGCTGGGCAGCTTCGAGGGGGCGATCGATCCGGGGACGACCAGCTTTCGGGAGTTCCCCGCCTGGGTGGAGCGGGAACTGAGGCCCCTGGTCGAGCAGCGGCGCCCCGAAGCGATCGCCCTGTTCTGCACCGGCGGCATCCGCTGCGAAAAAGCCACGGCCCATCTGCTGCGGCAGGGCTTCGAGGGCGTGCATCACCTGCATGGCGGCATCCTGCGCTATCTGGAGGAACGGCCGGAGGCCGGCAGCCGCTGGCAGGGCGAGTGCTTCGTGTTCGACCAGCGGGTGGCGGTGAACCACCGGCTCGAGCCGGGTGAGGCCAGCCTCTGCCATGCCTGCCGCAGGCCCCTCACCGCCGCCGACCGGCAGCTGCCCAGCTACCGGGAGGGGGTGAGCTGCCACCACTGCCATGACCGCCGCGATCCGGCCGACCGGGCCCGCTTCGCCGAACGGCAGAGGCAGATGGACCTGGCCCGCCGGCGGGGGGAGGTTCACATCGGGCGGGTCTTCCCGACCCCGGCCCCGATCTCCTGA
- the psbP gene encoding photosystem II reaction center PsbP — translation MTSLSAPGPHPLPRPLLRGVVAVLLALVLVGCSAAAAGLNRYQNPDGRFAFLYPTGWTRVQVSDGPQLVFHDLINSDETLSLVISDVKADGDLADLGSAVAVGERLRRAVIAPEGSGRQAELLQAEERDQDGRTFYDLEYSVHLGDRDRHELATVVVDRGRLYTFAASTNEIRWGKVKDLFHQVVTSFTLLV, via the coding sequence ATGACCAGCCTCTCTGCACCCGGGCCGCACCCCCTGCCGAGACCCCTGCTGCGGGGGGTGGTCGCGGTGCTGCTGGCCCTGGTGCTGGTGGGCTGCAGTGCCGCGGCCGCCGGGCTGAACCGCTACCAGAATCCGGATGGCCGCTTTGCCTTCCTCTACCCCACCGGCTGGACGCGGGTCCAGGTGAGCGATGGTCCCCAGCTGGTGTTCCACGACCTCATCAACAGTGATGAAACCCTCAGCCTGGTGATCTCTGACGTCAAGGCGGATGGTGATCTCGCCGATCTGGGCAGCGCGGTGGCCGTGGGTGAGCGGCTGCGCCGGGCCGTGATCGCCCCGGAGGGCAGCGGCCGCCAGGCCGAACTCCTGCAGGCGGAGGAACGGGACCAGGACGGCCGCACCTTCTACGACCTCGAATATTCCGTGCACCTGGGGGACCGGGACCGCCATGAGCTGGCCACGGTGGTGGTGGACCGGGGGCGCCTGTACACCTTTGCCGCCAGTACCAACGAGATCCGCTGGGGCAAGGTGAAGGACCTCTTCCATCAGGTGGTCACATCCTTCACCCTGCTGGTCTGA
- the lipA gene encoding lipoyl synthase — translation MSPSPPRSSTSRYRAIPPSERLPPWLRRPIGDASGLEAVQGVVKQQRLHTICEEGRCPNRGECYAAGTATFLLGGPICTRSCAFCQVEKGLAPTPVDGGEAERVAEAVATLQLRYVVLTAVARDDLADHGAGLFTSTMAAIRRRTPQVAIEVLTPDFWGGVADPAAALRAQRQRLASVLAAAPVCFNHNLETVERLQGEVRRGATYRRSLGLLAAARELAPGIPTKSGLMLGLGESVEEVVASLQDLRAVDCQRLTLGQYLRPSLAHLPVARYWRPEEFEQLAAVARELGFAQVRSGPLVRSSYHAGEGQPPSG, via the coding sequence ATGAGCCCCTCCCCCCCTCGGAGCAGCACCAGCCGCTACCGCGCCATCCCCCCCAGCGAGCGGCTGCCACCGTGGCTGCGGCGTCCGATCGGCGACGCCTCAGGCCTGGAGGCGGTGCAGGGAGTGGTGAAGCAGCAGCGGCTGCACACCATCTGCGAGGAGGGCCGCTGTCCCAACCGCGGCGAGTGCTACGCCGCCGGCACCGCCACCTTCCTGCTGGGCGGACCGATCTGCACCCGCAGCTGCGCCTTCTGCCAGGTGGAGAAGGGGCTGGCCCCCACCCCCGTGGATGGGGGCGAAGCGGAGCGGGTGGCCGAGGCGGTGGCCACCCTGCAGCTGCGCTACGTGGTGCTCACCGCCGTCGCCCGCGACGATCTGGCCGACCACGGCGCCGGCCTGTTCACCAGCACCATGGCCGCGATCCGGCGCCGCACACCCCAGGTGGCGATCGAGGTGCTCACCCCGGACTTCTGGGGTGGCGTTGCCGATCCTGCAGCGGCGCTGCGCGCCCAGCGCCAGCGGCTCGCCAGCGTGCTGGCCGCCGCCCCCGTGTGCTTCAACCACAACCTGGAAACGGTGGAACGCCTGCAGGGGGAGGTGCGCCGCGGCGCCACCTACCGCCGCTCCCTTGGGCTGCTCGCAGCGGCCCGGGAACTGGCCCCTGGGATCCCCACCAAGAGCGGCCTGATGCTCGGGCTGGGGGAGAGTGTCGAGGAGGTGGTGGCCAGCCTGCAGGACCTGCGGGCCGTGGACTGCCAGCGCCTCACGCTGGGACAGTACCTGCGGCCCTCCCTCGCCCACCTGCCGGTGGCCCGCTACTGGCGGCCGGAGGAGTTCGAGCAGCTGGCGGCGGTGGCCCGGGAGCTGGGCTTCGCCCAGGTGCGCAGTGGTCCCCTGGTGCGCAGCAGCTACCACGCCGGCGAGGGGCAGCCCCCTTCCGGCTGA
- a CDS encoding SDR family NAD(P)-dependent oxidoreductase: MHSEADRPTLPGMFDLSGRVALITGGSRGLGKAIARGFAEAGASLVLVSRTEDELVWASDDIERATGAKVACIATDLSRRADISTLAARALGMFGRIDVLLNNAGGNQPQPIDAITDEVWDYFLELNLSSCMALTRALVPQMKERRWGRVIYTSSLLGFTSVAGRSVYSATKTALLGLARANAIDLGPFGITVNCLAPGPFSTELSAANFSQEARERFASRTALGRWGETHELVGPALLLASEAGSYITGTALIVDGGALVKML, encoded by the coding sequence ATGCACTCCGAGGCCGACCGACCGACCCTGCCGGGCATGTTCGACCTCAGTGGTCGCGTCGCCCTGATCACCGGGGGCAGTCGCGGGCTCGGCAAGGCGATCGCCCGGGGGTTTGCCGAAGCTGGCGCAAGCCTGGTGCTCGTGAGCCGAACGGAAGATGAACTCGTGTGGGCGAGCGATGACATCGAACGGGCCACTGGAGCGAAGGTCGCCTGCATCGCCACCGACCTGAGTCGCCGCGCCGACATCAGCACCCTGGCGGCGAGAGCCCTTGGGATGTTTGGCCGGATCGATGTGTTGCTCAATAATGCTGGAGGCAATCAACCGCAACCGATTGATGCCATCACAGATGAAGTCTGGGATTATTTTCTGGAACTCAATCTATCGAGTTGCATGGCGCTGACGCGTGCGCTGGTGCCGCAGATGAAAGAGCGTCGCTGGGGTCGAGTCATTTACACATCATCGCTTCTTGGCTTCACATCGGTTGCTGGACGAAGTGTTTATTCCGCCACAAAAACTGCCCTGCTTGGGCTGGCACGCGCCAATGCCATTGATCTTGGGCCGTTCGGGATCACCGTGAATTGCCTGGCTCCCGGACCGTTTTCAACGGAGCTGTCGGCAGCCAACTTCAGCCAAGAGGCACGGGAACGCTTCGCCAGCCGCACCGCCCTGGGCCGCTGGGGTGAGACCCATGAACTCGTAGGGCCTGCTCTGCTTCTCGCCAGTGAGGCGGGCAGCTACATCACCGGTACGGCCCTGATCGTCGACGGCGGGGCGCTGGTGAAAATGTTGTAA
- a CDS encoding EF-1 guanine nucleotide exchange domain-containing protein, with product MSLSAVECPNGVCHSFHGGHTVARTDLDDSLQRHGRDWCERLAERVYELSVDSFSQSVTPHLHQPGWQRRHLDWEFRLQGEEAEPERTVVDGAINAVESFLRSHEVQRLFVRELVQGTLAATGASGSLRARVLQQLIEREVLVLLKEQRDDLLDRVAMALLEEGDGQFETVRALAGESLDQVEHLLLNHAEASR from the coding sequence ATGAGCCTCTCGGCGGTTGAGTGCCCCAACGGCGTCTGTCACAGCTTCCACGGCGGCCACACCGTGGCCCGCACCGACCTGGATGACAGCCTGCAGCGCCACGGCCGCGACTGGTGCGAGCGCCTCGCCGAGCGGGTCTACGAACTCTCGGTGGACAGCTTCAGCCAGAGCGTGACCCCCCACCTGCACCAGCCGGGCTGGCAGCGCCGCCACCTCGATTGGGAATTCCGCCTGCAGGGCGAGGAGGCCGAGCCGGAGCGCACGGTGGTGGACGGAGCGATCAATGCCGTGGAGAGCTTCCTGCGCAGCCATGAAGTGCAGCGCCTGTTCGTTCGGGAACTGGTGCAGGGCACCCTGGCCGCCACCGGAGCGAGCGGCTCGCTGCGCGCGCGGGTGCTGCAGCAGCTGATCGAGCGGGAAGTGCTGGTGCTGCTGAAGGAGCAGCGCGACGATCTGCTCGACCGCGTGGCCATGGCCCTGCTGGAGGAGGGCGACGGCCAGTTCGAAACGGTGCGCGCCCTGGCCGGCGAATCGCTCGATCAGGTGGAGCACCTGCTGCTGAACCACGCCGAAGCCTCGCGCTGA
- a CDS encoding DUF952 domain-containing protein — MTAPPVLYSFRRCPYAIRARLALAVAGLEPGRDLELREVSLQSKPPELLEVSPKGTVPVLVEPSGAVLDESLAIMRWALVRRDPHGWLSSAGGCGAAGPEQEALIAENDGPFKHHLDRTKYASRFGPQGEARREEHRQAALAILAGWNRRLQAGGWLLGARPSLADWALLPFVRQFRLADPAGFDALPPDLAALQAWLARFLQGPELAAVMAPAWAGREPWRSPRWLYHLALEAEWRQARQAGVYARSTRGLALEEVGYIHASYAHQLEATARRYYRDAGPVVLLTLDPRRLERAGVPVRAEAPPQGTELFPHLYGPLPLDAVLRADPWRPLPAQP; from the coding sequence GTGACGGCCCCGCCCGTGCTCTACAGCTTCAGGCGGTGCCCCTACGCCATCCGCGCCAGGCTGGCCCTGGCCGTGGCGGGTCTGGAGCCGGGCCGGGATCTGGAGCTGCGGGAGGTGAGCCTGCAAAGCAAGCCCCCCGAGCTGCTGGAGGTTTCCCCGAAGGGCACGGTGCCGGTGCTGGTGGAGCCTTCCGGAGCGGTGCTCGACGAAAGCCTGGCGATCATGCGCTGGGCCTTGGTGCGCCGCGATCCCCACGGCTGGCTGTCCAGTGCTGGAGGGTGCGGCGCAGCCGGCCCGGAACAGGAGGCCCTGATCGCCGAGAACGACGGCCCGTTCAAGCACCACCTGGACCGCACCAAGTACGCCAGCCGCTTCGGCCCGCAGGGGGAGGCCCGGCGCGAAGAGCACCGCCAGGCGGCCCTGGCGATCCTGGCCGGCTGGAACCGGCGTCTGCAGGCTGGCGGCTGGCTGCTGGGGGCTCGCCCTTCCCTGGCCGACTGGGCCCTGCTGCCCTTCGTGCGCCAGTTCCGCCTGGCCGATCCCGCCGGTTTCGATGCGCTGCCGCCCGATCTGGCGGCGCTGCAGGCCTGGCTGGCCCGCTTCCTGCAGGGGCCGGAGCTGGCGGCGGTGATGGCGCCAGCCTGGGCCGGTCGGGAGCCCTGGCGTTCACCCCGCTGGCTCTACCACCTGGCACTGGAGGCGGAGTGGCGGCAGGCGCGGCAGGCGGGGGTGTACGCGCGCTCCACCCGGGGCCTGGCGCTGGAGGAAGTGGGCTACATCCACGCCAGCTACGCCCACCAGCTGGAGGCCACCGCCCGGCGCTACTACCGGGATGCAGGCCCCGTGGTGCTGCTCACCCTCGATCCCCGGCGGCTGGAGCGGGCCGGTGTGCCGGTGCGGGCCGAAGCCCCCCCGCAGGGCACGGAGCTGTTCCCCCATCTCTACGGACCGCTGCCCCTGGACGCGGTGCTGCGGGCTGATCCCTGGAGGCCGTTGCCGGCACAGCCATGA
- the bioB gene encoding biotin synthase BioB, protein MTPCPATRHDWTRAQIQRLLELPLMDLLWQAQQVHRAANPGYRVQLASLLSVKTGGCEEDCAYCPQSMHHSSDVSGRPELEVEPVLARARAAREAGAHRFCMGWAWREIRDGAPFEAMLQMVRGVRALGMEACVTAGMLTDAQAARLAEAGLTAYNHNLDTSPEHYDRIITTRTYQERLETLARVRRAGVTLCCGGIIGMGEAVADRAGLLQVLASLDPHPESVPINALVAVEGTPLEDQPAVDPLELVRMVATARILMPHSRVRLSAGREQMSREAQVLCLLAGADSIFYGDSLLTTSNPAVEADQELLAAAGVQVAA, encoded by the coding sequence GTGACCCCCTGCCCTGCCACGCGGCACGACTGGACCCGCGCCCAGATCCAGCGGCTGCTCGAGCTGCCCCTGATGGACCTGCTCTGGCAGGCCCAGCAGGTGCACCGTGCCGCCAATCCCGGCTACAGGGTGCAGCTGGCCTCCCTGCTGAGCGTGAAGACCGGCGGCTGCGAGGAGGACTGCGCCTACTGCCCCCAGTCGATGCACCACAGCAGCGATGTGAGCGGCCGGCCGGAGCTGGAGGTGGAACCGGTGCTGGCGCGGGCCCGGGCGGCCCGGGAGGCCGGCGCCCACCGCTTCTGCATGGGCTGGGCCTGGCGCGAGATCCGCGATGGGGCCCCCTTCGAGGCGATGCTGCAGATGGTGCGGGGCGTGCGCGCGCTGGGGATGGAGGCCTGCGTCACGGCCGGCATGCTCACCGATGCCCAGGCGGCACGGCTGGCGGAGGCGGGCCTCACCGCCTACAACCACAACCTCGACACCAGTCCCGAGCACTACGACCGCATCATCACCACCCGCACCTACCAGGAGCGGCTCGAAACCCTGGCCCGGGTGCGCCGCGCCGGGGTGACCCTCTGCTGCGGCGGCATCATCGGCATGGGCGAGGCTGTGGCCGACCGGGCCGGCCTGCTGCAGGTGCTGGCCAGCCTCGATCCCCATCCGGAAAGCGTGCCGATCAACGCCCTGGTGGCGGTGGAGGGCACCCCCCTGGAAGACCAGCCGGCGGTGGATCCGCTCGAGCTGGTGCGGATGGTGGCCACCGCCCGCATCCTGATGCCCCACAGCCGCGTGCGGCTCAGCGCCGGGCGCGAGCAGATGAGCCGGGAGGCCCAGGTGCTCTGCCTGCTGGCCGGGGCCGATTCGATCTTCTACGGCGACAGCCTGCTCACCACCTCCAACCCGGCGGTGGAGGCCGACCAGGAACTGCTGGCGGCCGCCGGAGTGCAGGTGGCCGCATGA
- a CDS encoding nitroreductase family protein produces the protein MDVIEAIYARRSVKQFDPAHRLTAEEERTLLEATIQAPTSFNIQHWRFVILRDPQLRARIRREYGNNQAQITDASLLVLFTADVKAFAKSPERYWAHAPKEVAELLVGWMGPFHEGREWLQRDEAQRSIGLAMQTLMLAATGMGYQSCPMIGFEIEKLAELIHLPADHVMGPLVAIGKGTKEPWPKPGQLPLEELVLENGFPPSSTGQ, from the coding sequence ATGGATGTGATCGAGGCGATCTATGCGCGGCGGTCGGTGAAGCAGTTCGATCCCGCCCATCGCCTCACGGCCGAGGAGGAGCGCACCTTGCTGGAGGCCACGATCCAGGCGCCCACCAGCTTCAACATCCAGCACTGGCGCTTCGTGATCCTGCGGGATCCGCAGCTGAGGGCCAGGATCCGCCGGGAGTACGGCAACAACCAGGCCCAGATCACTGACGCCTCCCTGCTGGTGCTGTTCACGGCGGATGTGAAGGCGTTCGCCAAGAGCCCCGAGCGCTACTGGGCCCACGCCCCCAAGGAGGTGGCCGAGCTGCTGGTGGGCTGGATGGGACCGTTCCACGAGGGCCGCGAGTGGCTGCAGCGCGATGAGGCCCAGCGCTCGATCGGCCTGGCGATGCAGACCCTGATGCTGGCGGCCACCGGCATGGGCTACCAGAGCTGCCCGATGATCGGCTTCGAGATCGAGAAGCTGGCGGAGCTGATCCACCTGCCGGCTGATCACGTGATGGGCCCGCTGGTGGCCATCGGCAAGGGCACGAAGGAGCCCTGGCCCAAGCCCGGCCAGCTGCCCCTCGAGGAGCTGGTGCTGGAGAACGGCTTTCCGCCCTCGAGCACGGGCCAGTAA